tttccctcctccagcggatcatgttttgtcagagctCTGCCATGAGCCATCAGTATTGGGTGTCCCTGCACAgcgtggctcatagcttcattgaattacacaagctccttcaccacaacaaggcagtgatccatgaaggggtttTGCAGTCAgcatgtcagcaaatctggaaggcctagtagtggccacaggactggaaaaggttgatCCTCATCCCAGtccccaagaagggtagtactaaacaatgtgctaaccatcagaaaATTACACTCTTCTCCCGTgttagtaaggtcatgcttaaaatcttgcatgctaggcttcagcattatgcgaatcaaaaacttccagatatccaaactgggtttagaaaaggaagagaaactagagatcaaattgccaacatttgctggattacagagaaaacaagggagtttcagaaaaacatctatctcttttcatcgactatgctaaagcctttgtgtggatcatgacaaactgtttCCACAGCTCTTAGAGAgaaaggaataccagaccatcttacctgtcttctgagaaacctgcatatgggtcaagaagctacagttagaaccctgtatggaacaagtgattggttcaagatcgagaaaggagtatggcagggctgtctgctgtcaccctgtttatatAACCTATATCTGAGCAcattgtgagaaatgctgggctagatgagttacaagctggagtcaagatatgcagatgataccactctaacggcagaaagtgaagaggaactgaagagcctcctgatgaaagtaaaagaggagagtgaaaaagctggtttaaaactcaacattcaaaaaacgaaggtcacttcacggcaaatagatggggaaacaatggaaactgtgagagactttattttcttggtctccaaaattgctgcagatggtgactgcagccatgaaattaaaagaggtttgctccttggaagaaaagctgtgaccaacctagacagcatattaaaaaacagagacatcactttgctgacaaaggtccacctagttaaagctatggtttttttttgtagtcatgtatggatgtaagagttggaccataaagaaaactgagcgcagaagaattgatgcttttgaactgtgatgttggaaaatactcttggagagtcccttggtctgcagggagatcaaaccagtccatcctaaaggaaatcagtcctgaatgttcattggaaggactgatgctgaagctgaaactccaatactttggccacctgatgtgaagaactgactcattggaaaaagcctgatgctaggaaagattgaaggtgggaggagaagggaacaacagaggatgagatggttggatggcatcactgactcaatggacatgagtttgagcaagctccaggagttggtgatggacagagaggcctggcatcccgcagtccatggggtcacaaagagtcagacacgactgagggactgtaAACTGAAATGACTACACCAATTAGAGTTTCAAATATGTCTAGATTAGTGTGTGGACTAAGCACATTCACTGctgaatggaattattttttaaaaacataaaggcttttttgatattttaatatgtattaatttggctgctctagttgcagcatgttggatcttccatcttcattgaggcatgtgaactcctagttgcaacatgtaggatctggctccttgaccaaggatccaacctgaTCCAGGAGcactgaatcttaaccactggaccatcacagGAGTCCCCACAATGCCTTATTCTTCACACTGGATAATTAGAGTTTTAGATTTCTGCCATTATATAAAATTAAGTACCGAGGTGTTCTATAAAGGCTCTCATTAGACTTCTTTGCAACACTTCAttacaacttttttttgtttgttttgaaattgtggtaaaaaaaataaacataaaatttactattactcattttttaagtgtacttttcagtggcattaaatacattcacattgttgtgtaactatcaccaccatccatctctgaAACTTTTTCATCCCAAGTTGAAACTCTTACGTCCATTAACAAACGACTCTCCATTCCTCCCTCTTTTCAGCCTCCAGAAACCATTATTACACTTTTTgtatctatgaatttgactattctagtgACCTCATGTAAGTAGCATCAGacagtatttgtcattttgtgtCTGTCTCATGTCACTtaacaatattttcaaagttcatccacattgtagcatgttACCagactttccttccttttcaaaactgaataagattccattgtacatatatgcCACActcagtttatttgtttttcatctaaggacaactggattttttttctcatcttttagctactgtgaataatgctgctatgaacatgggtctACAAATTCTCTTTGAGACTCTGCTTcagttcttttgaatatatacccagaagtgaaactgGTGGATCATTtggtaattctgtttaatttttttttttttttggctcttttcAGTTTATTGCATGAAGGAGTTACACTAGTCCAAGTTAAAAGCAGACCCCAAATGGTTACATTATACAAGCTGTGAGGTTTTTAAACTTGTGACAAGGGACAGAAGGGAAATTCTACTCATTGCAAGGAAATCCTCACTTAAGCTTCAGTGAGCCAAAAGCACTTAAAACCCATGAACCTTCAGCTGGTCGTCCTTAGCCAGTCCAATCTCTACCAGGAACTGGCATATGTTCTTGCACTGGTCACCACCCTGTAGCTGAATTACTTCTCCATATTCTGGATGCTCAATTACAGTaccattgcaggcaaatttctTCTTAAACGCCTTCACTAGTTTCTTTTTATCGTAATCATCAGCGATCCCTTGGACAGTAGTAAGGGT
This genomic stretch from Cervus canadensis isolate Bull #8, Minnesota chromosome 19, ASM1932006v1, whole genome shotgun sequence harbors:
- the LOC122422033 gene encoding eukaryotic translation initiation factor 1-like; protein product: MSAIQNLHSFDPFADASKGDDLLPAGTEDYIHIRIQQRNGRKTLTTVQGIADDYDKKKLVKAFKKKFACNGTVIEHPEYGEVIQLQGGDQCKNICQFLVEIGLAKDDQLKVHGF